The region CGCCCGCTCGTGCAGCAGCCGGGTCAGCTGCTCCCGGGTCAATCCCGCGGTCCGGGACCACAACCCGAGGTAGGGAAGGTGGGGGTCCTGCGCCTGCATCCCGGTGAGCCGGGTGATGACCTCCAGCGGGGTTCCGCCGCGGCGCAGGAGTTGCTGGCGTTCCAGCGTGGCGCGGTTCAGCGCGCGCCTGGTGAGCACGGACATGCCGGCACCTCCTCAGCGGTGGTCGCGGAAGAACGCCCGGAGATCCTCGACGAGCAAGCCGGGTTCCTCCATCGCCGCGAAGTGCCCGCCCCGGTCGAACTCGGTCCAGCGCACGATGTTGTTGTTGCGTTCGGCGAGCCTGCGCACCGGCAGCGCGATGTCGTGCGGGAACACCGCGACCGCGGTCGGCACCGGGGAGTCGGGTTCCGGCTCGCCCCAGGTGCTCACGCCCTCCTTGTAGTAGCGGGCGGACGATCCCGCGGTGCCGGTCAGCCAGTACAGCGACACGTTGGTCAGCATCGCGTCCCGGTCCACGGCGTCCTCGGGGGCGTCGGTGGAGTCGGTCCACGCCTTGAACCCGTCGGCGAGCCAGGCGAGCTGGGCCACCGGGGAGTCGGTGAGGGCGTAGGCCATCAGCTGCGGCTTGGTGCTCTGGATCGCGGCGTAGCCGCCGAGCTCGTACTCGTAGCGGTAGCCCTTCTCGACGCTGCGCTGCTCCGCCTCCGCGGAGAAGTCGGCGTTCTCCGGGGTGGCGCCGGCCGAGAACAGCGAGGTGAGGTGGACGCCGGTCACGTGCTCGGCGTCGATGAGACCGAGCTCGCGGGAGATCAGCGAGCCGAAGTCGCCGCCGTGCGCGCCGTAGCGCGAGTAGCCGAGGCGGTGCATCAGCTCGGCCCAGGCCGCCGCCACCCGGGAGCAGGTCCAGCCCGTCTCGCGGGTCGGGCCGGACAACGTGAAGCCCGGTGCCGACGGCACCACGACGTGGAAGGCGTCGGCCGGGTCCCCGCCGTGCGCGCGGGGATCGGTCAGCGGGCCGATGACCTGGAGGAACTCCACGATCGAACCCGGCCAGCCGTGGGTGAGCACCAGCGGCAGCGCGCCGGGCTCCGGCGAGCGGACGTGGGCGAAGTGCACCTCGTGCCCGTCGAGCCTGGTGGTGAACTGCGGCAGCGAGTTGAGCACGGCCTCCTGCGCGCGCCAGTCGTAGCGGGTCCGCCAGTACTCGGCCAGCTCGCGCAGGTAGTCCAGCGGGATCCCGTAGTCCCACCCGGCACCCGCGGGCTGGTCCGGCCAGCGGGTGGCGGCCAGCCTGGCGGCCAGGTCGTCGAGGTCCGCCTGCGGGATGTCGATGCGGAACGGTTCGATCGTCTCGGTCATGGCGGCCAAGCTAGGCGGAGTGGAGGACAACTCCTGTCCTCCATTGCCGGCAGACTCCGGCGGCGTGTTGGAAACCTCAGCGCGCCTGCTCAGACTGCTGAGCCTGCTGCAGACCCGCCGCGAGTGGAGCGGCGCCGAGCTCGCCGAGCGGCTCGGGGTGAGCGCCCGGA is a window of Saccharopolyspora erythraea NRRL 2338 DNA encoding:
- a CDS encoding epoxide hydrolase family protein; amino-acid sequence: MTETIEPFRIDIPQADLDDLAARLAATRWPDQPAGAGWDYGIPLDYLRELAEYWRTRYDWRAQEAVLNSLPQFTTRLDGHEVHFAHVRSPEPGALPLVLTHGWPGSIVEFLQVIGPLTDPRAHGGDPADAFHVVVPSAPGFTLSGPTRETGWTCSRVAAAWAELMHRLGYSRYGAHGGDFGSLISRELGLIDAEHVTGVHLTSLFSAGATPENADFSAEAEQRSVEKGYRYEYELGGYAAIQSTKPQLMAYALTDSPVAQLAWLADGFKAWTDSTDAPEDAVDRDAMLTNVSLYWLTGTAGSSARYYKEGVSTWGEPEPDSPVPTAVAVFPHDIALPVRRLAERNNNIVRWTEFDRGGHFAAMEEPGLLVEDLRAFFRDHR